Proteins encoded within one genomic window of Amycolatopsis nigrescens CSC17Ta-90:
- a CDS encoding DHA2 family efflux MFS transporter permease subunit, protein MSTPTTDTTTADREAPPPRSGPLIAVLVVSAFVMILNETVLSVALRDLTVDLGVSTTTVQWLTSGFLLTMAVVIPTTGFLLERFTPRQVFLTSLTLFSLGTLVSGLAPGFGMLLAGRVVQACGTAVMLPLLMTSVMRLVPAHRRGATMGTITIVIAVAPAIGPTIGGAVLSSLDWRWMFWIVLPLAVAALAIGAAWFRLESQTRAVPLDLPSVLLSAVGFGGVLYGLSTVGESAGGTHPVPPWASITAGVVALAVFAWRQTRLQRDDRALLDLRPFTHRSFVVALVLTALLFVCLLGVATIMLPLYLQTVLHTSTFVSGLAVLPGGLALGLLGRPVGALFDRFGARPLVIPGAVAMAVSVWLFAALGPGSPLAAVIAIHVLLMAGLGFMMTPLMTESLGVLPDHLYSHGSAILATLQQVAGAFGTAVFVSVATLGSADPSGSPDASGLRTAFIVAGVVGVFAVIASLFIRRTPATESTVPTEASESTEVADAVSS, encoded by the coding sequence ATGTCCACCCCCACGACCGACACGACCACCGCCGACCGCGAGGCACCACCGCCGCGGTCCGGTCCGCTGATCGCCGTGCTGGTCGTCTCCGCGTTCGTGATGATCCTCAACGAGACCGTGCTCAGCGTCGCGTTGCGGGACCTCACCGTCGACCTCGGCGTCTCGACCACCACGGTGCAGTGGCTGACCAGCGGCTTCCTGCTGACCATGGCGGTGGTCATCCCGACCACCGGGTTCCTGCTCGAACGCTTCACCCCGCGCCAGGTCTTCCTCACCTCGCTGACCCTGTTCAGCCTCGGCACCCTGGTCAGCGGGCTCGCACCGGGCTTCGGGATGCTGCTGGCCGGCCGGGTCGTGCAGGCCTGCGGTACCGCCGTGATGCTGCCGCTGCTGATGACCTCGGTGATGCGGCTGGTGCCGGCGCACCGGCGCGGCGCGACGATGGGCACGATCACCATCGTGATCGCCGTCGCCCCGGCGATCGGGCCGACGATCGGTGGCGCGGTGCTGTCTTCGCTGGACTGGCGCTGGATGTTCTGGATCGTGCTGCCGCTGGCGGTGGCCGCGCTGGCCATCGGAGCGGCCTGGTTCCGGCTGGAGAGCCAGACCCGCGCGGTGCCGCTGGACCTGCCGTCGGTGCTGCTGTCCGCGGTCGGGTTCGGCGGGGTGCTCTACGGCCTGTCCACGGTCGGCGAGTCCGCCGGCGGGACCCATCCGGTGCCGCCATGGGCCTCGATCACGGCGGGAGTCGTCGCGCTCGCGGTATTCGCGTGGCGCCAGACCCGGTTGCAGCGCGACGACCGCGCGCTGCTCGACCTGCGCCCGTTCACCCACCGCAGCTTCGTCGTCGCACTGGTGCTGACCGCGCTGCTGTTCGTGTGCCTGCTCGGCGTCGCGACCATCATGCTGCCGCTGTACCTGCAGACCGTGCTGCACACCAGCACCTTCGTCAGCGGCCTTGCCGTGCTACCGGGCGGACTGGCGCTCGGCCTGCTCGGCCGCCCGGTCGGGGCGCTGTTCGATCGGTTCGGCGCCAGGCCGCTGGTGATCCCCGGCGCGGTGGCGATGGCGGTGTCGGTGTGGTTGTTCGCCGCGCTCGGCCCCGGCTCGCCGCTGGCCGCGGTGATCGCCATCCACGTCCTGCTGATGGCCGGCCTCGGCTTCATGATGACCCCGCTGATGACCGAGTCGCTCGGCGTGCTGCCCGATCACCTTTATTCGCACGGCAGCGCGATCCTGGCCACCCTCCAGCAGGTCGCCGGCGCGTTCGGCACGGCGGTCTTCGTCAGCGTGGCCACCCTCGGCAGCGCCGACCCGTCCGGCAGCCCGGACGCGAGCGGGTTGCGCACCGCGTTCATCGTCGCCGGCGTCGTCGGTGTGTTCGCGGTGATCGCGTCGCTGTTCATCCGCCGCACCCCGGCCACCGAATCCACCGTGCCCACCGAAGCCAGCGAATCCACCGAGGTGGCCGACGCGGTCAGCTCCTGA
- a CDS encoding TetR/AcrR family transcriptional regulator, protein MPNLPNLPKASKSPEPPERPARERANAAKTHAELLAVAESLVNSRGVAALSMNAVAAAADVGVGTVYRRFGDQGGLVEALMIHREQQLQDAMRAGPPPLGPGAPAPERIRAFLHAYADVLDTYAPLMAAAEATMTPGRRFRTGPYEVHRQHLAALLTEAGRRTRADYLADALLAPLAAGLFTLQRHEEGNSLESIKDGLDALVSGLDR, encoded by the coding sequence GTGCCCAACTTGCCCAACTTGCCCAAGGCGTCCAAGTCACCGGAACCGCCGGAAAGACCGGCTCGGGAACGGGCCAACGCCGCGAAGACCCACGCCGAACTACTCGCCGTGGCCGAGTCGCTGGTCAACTCCCGCGGGGTGGCCGCACTGTCGATGAACGCGGTGGCCGCCGCGGCGGACGTGGGGGTCGGCACCGTCTACCGGCGCTTCGGCGACCAGGGCGGTTTGGTGGAGGCGCTGATGATCCACCGCGAACAGCAGCTCCAGGACGCCATGCGGGCCGGGCCGCCGCCGCTGGGACCGGGCGCCCCGGCGCCCGAGCGCATTCGCGCCTTCCTGCACGCGTACGCCGACGTCCTGGATACCTACGCCCCGCTGATGGCGGCGGCCGAAGCGACCATGACACCCGGCCGGCGCTTCCGCACCGGGCCGTACGAGGTGCACCGGCAGCACCTCGCCGCCCTGCTCACCGAGGCCGGCCGGCGAACGCGGGCCGACTACCTGGCCGACGCGCTGCTCGCTCCGCTGGCCGCCGGCCTGTTCACCCTCCAGCGCCACGAAGAGGGCAACAGCCTGGAGTCGATCAAAGACGGCCTGGACGCGCTCGTATCCGGCCTCGACCGCTGA